ATGATCCACCTGATTTCCATCTCTCAAGGAGCCGGGAAGGTTCTCCTTTATTGGGTAGACTATGAACACCGCTTGGAAGAATGACTTTTGTGATAAAATGGTCTTGGCTTCCAGCAAAGGGCTGATTCTGCACATTTTCCTCCCAAACAGGTTGACACTTCACCTCGGGAGAATTACCATTGGAAACACTCGCTGATAAATCATTGAAATAGCTGCTCTGCTGCTCATCTTTAATTGAACTTCCAGTGTTCTCTTTTGGGATCTTGACAACCATCGCTGCAAGCTCATCATTTGGCTGGATGTTTGATGTTTGCTCATCAGCCTGTCTTAGGTCGACagcaaacaaaacaaattcCCTCAGGCTGAATTGCTTTGTAGAATTGCATATTGTCAAACTGGAAAACTGAGAATCAGACACCTTCATCTGGGCAACAACATTCGGGATGTAACCATGACCTTTGCCTTTTTGTCCTTGATTTATCCAGCTTCTATTCTTTTTCTTGACTTCACTAATGGTGAAGAATGTGTAGATCCAGCTGTAGTCATCCTTCCCTATGGTAGACTTCCTCATTGTGGCAGCAAGAATGTCCTTGTCACCGTCAACTGCAAATGTAAACAGAGGAAGACCATTCTTAACTGCAACTTGTAGAAGAGCTTGCACTGGCAATGACCCATGCTTCTTATTCCGATAGGAATCATTGACATTGATTGTCCTACAACTGCTCAGATCCAATTTTACTTTTCCTGACCGTGAATTAGAAGAATCTAACTGTTCTTTGGATGATAGGCAGCTCCTATCAATTGATGTTGAATCCTTCTGTAAAGGCTCAGGAAACTGATGGCTGTTTCCTGCCTTTGGCTTCAGTAATGGGTCGAGTAATCTTCTCAGAGGGCTGGACCTGGCCCTGCTGGTAGCATTTTGTCCATCACTATAACTATCCATGCAGGCAGCCATAGCTCTATCCGGACCAGATTTTGTATCAACACGTGAAGAGCTCAATGGTGGTATAGCCATACCATCTTTGGAGCTAGAATTTCTGATTATCCTACTCATACTGATGCCAAACCGACGAGTAGGAGAAGAGTTTCTCACTTTTGCAGCAGCAACTGTGCCTTTCTTCAGATCTGATCCCTCAGAAGGTTCTCTTGCAGTTGAATTTGTTGGCACTAtagttggttttttttcttctggaTTTTTGCTTCTGACCAGATTTGTTGGACACACTGATGCATCAAAAGGAAACTTGATACTCCCTACATCCATGGAGCTTGGTTGTTTAATCTGTGAGGCCTTACTACTATCAACATCACAGGGCAATGGGCATGAATGTGGAATGCCAGAATAGAGCTTTGCAGAGTGAACCTTTGTAGAGTTAGATCTCTCTGAAAAACTTCTTCGGGGTGCTTCTGTTGATCCTCGAGCAGCTGATGAACCAGGAAGCTGAGATAATCCCGAATGACCATTCTTGGGGAGATCTCTTGGCGAATGGGCAACTGCTGTTCTGTATTTTTTGGGGCActctttgaaaataataatacgATTTGGTTCTTGTGAGCCCTCCTTTCTCTCTGCAAAATCACCATCTTGAATTTTCATCTTTCCCTTTGAGCAGGAAGCCATCTCAcaattttccaaatttgttGAAGTTCTCATTTCTGCAGAGGCCTTCGGGTCCGAACTATTTATCTTGCACTTTTCCAGCTTGATTTCTGATTGGGTTTGGCAAGAAGACTGATTTGTTTTGATAAACCTTTGCTGCCCACTGAAGGGGGTACCACTGGGGGCATTAAGATCTTGAAACTTTCCAGCATTTCCTCCAAAGAATTTGACACCTTCAGAAAAGCCTTCTGCAGGAGATGCTTTCAGATGAGATTGCAGTGTAGGGCGACGAATCCTTTGACGTGTAGGAGAGCAACTGTGACCTCCGCTAGAATGGGTGGATGATTCATCTGTTGAGAAAAGAGAGGAGCTATTG
The sequence above is drawn from the Vitis riparia cultivar Riparia Gloire de Montpellier isolate 1030 chromosome 6, EGFV_Vit.rip_1.0, whole genome shotgun sequence genome and encodes:
- the LOC117916493 gene encoding uncharacterized protein LOC117916493 is translated as MEHHLELKSISRNQQISGKAEKILSPQVSQSKKVGDRLKSEKFNLSYADLHHEITKSVDNILPKSSGNHLKQRVEGKATEDEELVKYMSNLPSYLERRENFQEKALSFGVLDWGRLEKWQYDHKQIPNKSRRHSSSSSNSSSLFSTDESSTHSSGGHSCSPTRQRIRRPTLQSHLKASPAEGFSEGVKFFGGNAGKFQDLNAPSGTPFSGQQRFIKTNQSSCQTQSEIKLEKCKINSSDPKASAEMRTSTNLENCEMASCSKGKMKIQDGDFAERKEGSQEPNRIIIFKECPKKYRTAVAHSPRDLPKNGHSGLSQLPGSSAARGSTEAPRRSFSERSNSTKVHSAKLYSGIPHSCPLPCDVDSSKASQIKQPSSMDVGSIKFPFDASVCPTNLVRSKNPEEKKPTIVPTNSTAREPSEGSDLKKGTVAAAKVRNSSPTRRFGISMSRIIRNSSSKDGMAIPPLSSSRVDTKSGPDRAMAACMDSYSDGQNATSRARSSPLRRLLDPLLKPKAGNSHQFPEPLQKDSTSIDRSCLSSKEQLDSSNSRSGKVKLDLSSCRTINVNDSYRNKKHGSLPVQALLQVAVKNGLPLFTFAVDGDKDILAATMRKSTIGKDDYSWIYTFFTISEVKKKNRSWINQGQKGKGHGYIPNVVAQMKVSDSQFSSLTICNSTKQFSLREFVLFAVDLRQADEQTSNIQPNDELAAMVVKIPKENTGSSIKDEQQSSYFNDLSASVSNGNSPEVKCQPVWEENVQNQPFAGSQDHFITKVILPSGVHSLPNKGEPSRLLERWKSGGSCDCGGWDMGCKLRVLVNQNQHRKKPSPPTTDRFELFSLEGVEADEPIFSMSSFKDGIYSAEFSSPLSLLQAFSICIAVLNSRTQPSEMSNPSEERSDGIIKAPNQVQGEAAARYVSYPPLSPVGRV